The Spirochaeta lutea genome window below encodes:
- a CDS encoding YraN family protein, with the protein MKEPDSTVQKGRRGEQRACDFLTQRNFKIIKRNFNYPGGEVDIIAVEHSTLHFIEVKAWADTPVFELERAVNCNKLRKIKRGVRYFFEQPNNFSDHSIQIDVLFINVKTKTIDFYEDIG; encoded by the coding sequence ATGAAAGAACCTGATTCGACTGTTCAAAAAGGCAGGCGGGGTGAACAGCGTGCCTGCGATTTTCTCACCCAGAGAAATTTCAAGATAATAAAAAGAAACTTTAATTATCCCGGCGGTGAAGTCGATATTATTGCTGTAGAACACTCGACTTTACATTTTATTGAGGTTAAGGCCTGGGCGGACACACCGGTTTTTGAGCTGGAGCGTGCCGTAAATTGTAATAAGCTGAGAAAAATTAAACGGGGTGTACGGTACTTTTTTGAGCAACCTAATAATTTCTCAGACCATAGTATTCAAATTGATGTATTATTCATCAATGTGAAAACAAAAACCATCGATTTTTATGAGGACATTGGGTAA
- the ffh gene encoding signal recognition particle protein has translation MLDRISDKFTDVIRSISGQARISEKNIEDAVEEIKIALLEADVNLRVVRRFVNRTIQEAKGDAVLKAVSPSQQFIKIINDRMVQLLGDTRQELQLKGPDTTSVILLYGLQGSGKTTTSVKLALELKNQGRRPMLAAADLVRPAAIQQLMILGEQHGIPVVADEKAKDPSKVAKSALQRAKKEQFDVLIVDTAGRMQADLDLMKELQGIKKVVDPVEALLVADAMTGQAAVDIAKTFHDQIGLTGVILTKFDSDTRGGAALSIKSITDQPIKYIGTGEKITDIEPFYPERIASRILGMGDVVSLVEKAQEAFDEQEAIELQKKMMSASFTLADYLDQFKKMKKMGSVESMLGMIPGLKAQEAAEAVDEGEMKREEAILLSMTLKERDNHLIIGPSRRKRIAKGSGTSVYDVNKLLKKFEKMRLMMKKMTKNKKYQQQLMRQFGG, from the coding sequence ATGTTAGACCGTATTTCAGATAAATTTACAGACGTTATCAGATCTATCTCAGGACAGGCTCGAATTTCTGAAAAGAACATCGAGGATGCTGTTGAGGAAATAAAAATTGCCCTGTTAGAGGCGGATGTCAATCTGCGGGTTGTTCGGCGTTTTGTAAATCGGACTATCCAGGAAGCCAAAGGCGATGCGGTTCTGAAAGCCGTATCACCGAGTCAGCAATTCATAAAAATCATAAACGATCGGATGGTGCAGCTTCTCGGCGATACCCGCCAGGAACTGCAGCTTAAAGGACCGGACACTACCAGTGTGATTCTGTTATACGGACTGCAAGGTTCCGGTAAAACGACGACCTCGGTAAAACTAGCCCTAGAACTAAAAAACCAGGGTAGACGCCCCATGCTTGCTGCGGCTGATCTTGTAAGACCGGCCGCCATACAGCAGCTCATGATACTCGGGGAGCAACACGGTATCCCAGTGGTCGCCGATGAAAAGGCTAAGGATCCCAGTAAGGTAGCTAAATCGGCCCTGCAGAGAGCGAAGAAAGAGCAGTTTGATGTCTTGATTGTTGATACCGCAGGTCGAATGCAGGCTGATCTTGATCTAATGAAGGAATTACAGGGGATCAAAAAGGTAGTAGATCCTGTTGAAGCCTTGTTGGTTGCTGATGCCATGACCGGACAAGCAGCTGTTGACATTGCAAAGACCTTCCACGATCAGATCGGCCTTACAGGGGTAATCTTAACTAAGTTTGATTCGGATACCCGGGGTGGTGCTGCACTATCTATTAAATCCATTACCGATCAGCCCATTAAATATATAGGTACTGGTGAAAAAATAACCGACATCGAACCCTTTTACCCCGAACGGATTGCATCCCGCATATTGGGCATGGGGGATGTGGTAAGTCTCGTTGAGAAGGCTCAGGAGGCCTTTGATGAGCAGGAAGCAATAGAGCTCCAAAAGAAAATGATGTCCGCCAGTTTTACCCTGGCTGACTACCTTGATCAATTCAAGAAAATGAAAAAAATGGGCAGCGTTGAATCTATGCTCGGCATGATTCCGGGACTGAAGGCCCAAGAAGCTGCCGAAGCAGTGGATGAAGGTGAGATGAAACGTGAAGAGGCTATCCTACTATCCATGACTCTCAAAGAGCGTGATAATCATCTGATCATAGGGCCTTCTCGGAGAAAAAGGATCGCAAAAGGCAGCGGCACTTCGGTGTACGATGTAAATAAACTTTTAAAGAAATTTGAAAAGATGCGGCTTATGATGAAAAAAATGACAAAAAATAAAAAGTATCAGCAGCAATTGATGAGACAGTTCGGAGGCTGA
- a CDS encoding acyl carrier protein — MDEMLEKLKKLIADKLEVEEEKITPEASFRQDLGADSLDLYELVYAIEEEMGIQIPDDQTNEFETVQDALNFLKSQQK; from the coding sequence ATGGACGAAATGCTGGAAAAATTGAAGAAGCTAATCGCTGACAAATTGGAAGTTGAAGAGGAGAAGATCACTCCTGAAGCTTCTTTCCGACAGGATCTTGGGGCAGACAGCCTGGATCTCTATGAATTGGTTTATGCCATCGAAGAAGAGATGGGTATTCAGATTCCCGATGATCAAACCAATGAGTTTGAAACTGTTCAGGATGCCTTGAATTTTCTTAAGTCACAACAAAAGTAA
- a CDS encoding class II SORL domain-containing protein, translating to MISSKIQSADWKSEKHAPVIECKPQGEKQGSYSVTVSVGKEIPHPNTTEHHISWIQLFFLPQDGTFPIQLGEARFTAHGESAQGANQGPAYSVPEARFQVTITGQGTLQAISYCNIHGLWQSEIPLA from the coding sequence ATGATCAGTTCGAAAATCCAGAGTGCGGATTGGAAATCCGAAAAGCATGCACCGGTTATTGAGTGCAAACCACAGGGTGAAAAACAGGGTTCATACAGTGTTACTGTAAGTGTGGGAAAGGAAATTCCACATCCCAATACCACTGAGCACCATATTTCCTGGATCCAGCTTTTTTTCTTGCCCCAGGACGGCACATTTCCCATTCAACTCGGAGAGGCTAGATTCACTGCCCATGGTGAGTCGGCTCAGGGTGCGAATCAGGGTCCTGCATACTCCGTACCGGAGGCTCGCTTTCAGGTAACGATCACTGGCCAAGGAACCCTCCAAGCTATTAGCTACTGCAACATTCACGGCCTATGGCAGAGTGAAATCCCCCTGGCATAA
- the rplS gene encoding 50S ribosomal protein L19 → MDLIKAIEAEQIKDSIQEFSIGDTVKVHFTIVEGKTERIQVYEGIVIARNNSGASATFTVRKNSYGVGVERVFPLHSPRIAKIEVERRGRVRRAKLYYLRDRIGKAAKIRELIKKKNRA, encoded by the coding sequence ATGGATCTCATAAAGGCTATTGAAGCTGAACAAATTAAGGATTCTATACAGGAATTTTCTATTGGAGACACGGTCAAGGTTCACTTCACCATTGTAGAGGGGAAGACCGAGCGTATTCAGGTATATGAAGGGATTGTTATCGCCAGAAACAACTCTGGTGCCAGTGCTACCTTTACCGTTAGGAAGAACTCCTACGGGGTTGGTGTGGAGCGGGTATTCCCCCTTCATTCTCCTCGGATCGCGAAGATTGAGGTAGAACGGCGGGGTAGAGTACGTCGTGCGAAGCTGTATTATCTGCGAGACCGCATTGGTAAGGCTGCTAAGATTCGAGAACTCATAAAGAAAAAAAATCGTGCATAA
- a CDS encoding KH domain-containing protein, translating into MERELIEYLAKSLVDNPDGVEVNVIEGEKSTILELKVAGDDVGKVIGKHGRIAKAIRTLLSASATKSGKRVVLEILD; encoded by the coding sequence ATGGAACGAGAACTCATTGAATATCTGGCAAAATCTCTTGTTGATAACCCTGATGGTGTCGAGGTGAATGTAATAGAGGGAGAAAAGTCTACCATCCTTGAACTAAAGGTAGCAGGAGACGATGTTGGTAAGGTGATTGGCAAGCATGGACGTATAGCCAAGGCTATCAGAACCTTGCTCAGTGCCTCCGCTACCAAATCAGGAAAGCGTGTTGTTCTAGAGATACTGGACTGA
- the rpmF gene encoding 50S ribosomal protein L32 has translation MAVPKHRASKARTRRRASINAKLDVANLSECDNCGAMKMPHRVCPKCGFYRGKQVIEPESLS, from the coding sequence ATGGCAGTACCTAAGCATCGTGCTTCGAAAGCGAGAACGAGACGCAGGGCCTCAATAAATGCTAAATTGGACGTGGCAAACCTGTCCGAATGTGACAACTGTGGTGCAATGAAAATGCCCCATAGGGTGTGTCCGAAATGCGGCTTTTATCGTGGTAAGCAGGTTATAGAACCTGAATCCCTGTCTTAA
- a CDS encoding chromosome segregation SMC family protein — protein sequence MNNSNCGVTRSLNRRIEKKVSVFLKSIEIFGFKSFADKSLIQFSDGVSALLGPNGCGKSNVVDAIKWVLGEQATKSLRADKMEDVIFNGTEARKALNVAEVTLTLQNDHNLLPLDMPEVSVKRRLYRNGDSEYYINNTPVRLKELRELFYDTGVGKSAYSIMEQGKIDQVLSNKPEERRLIFEEAAAITKFKVRGQEAERKLLRTEENMRQVESILSEVKRSYDALKKQSEKTVRYRELKDETFSVELSIQLLKLRDLLEAKDKRNKELAVAAKERDELKHRIDTINESVESNLDQVNTMESELIETQKLLYGIELEKNNLTSQISLLQERGQEISDKLKSDKETEAVISKRIEEVQNTILEKEKSEKAMESRVQENQQNIQFFAASITRTSDRIADNQQGIDSSTREIHTIEAEQTRLQESLAELTDDIVAQLDQGLQQSGYSIKRREELSEDFHGRLQGIRIAVQGKRDLLSDFTGTGEVEGLQDRIRGLIESLSDIDGKIADLDHVYTQLEETIPRFLDDFIAPEGIITRKRGIDERMRSLRHEIENHRERITNFTEENDSLRKKVEEYRRTLEDLKLSDVQLKNQVASIREDINRTRTQTEEMYTRLREHRKQMAEDEGRLQGLSNKIKEVESQRLSQEKEEKNLQKTLSRLEKTISTKNAEMIRKEKELKTSMTGLGKAQAKVEKLQMTLAEISADIKNLYNNFRERYSQELSTYEDRIYEITDSIQELKKNMDTLKEEQKSLGSVNLMAPEEFAEVKERYEFLRGQMDDLAQAKSDLERITAEIRQESAELFTQTYEKIRKNFHAMFRRLFGGGRAEIRLTEPDRVLESGIEIFAQPPGKKLESINLLSGGERSLTAVALLFATYMVKPSPFCLLDEIDAALDESNVGRFVTMLMEFGQSSQFIVITHNKKTVAGARTLLGVTMEESGVSKVVSIRIGGEGEVTTPDQNLHRG from the coding sequence GTGAACAATAGCAACTGCGGCGTTACTAGATCCCTCAACCGCCGAATAGAAAAGAAGGTATCTGTGTTTCTCAAGAGTATTGAAATCTTTGGATTTAAATCATTTGCTGACAAGAGTCTTATCCAATTCAGCGATGGCGTATCTGCCCTGCTTGGCCCCAATGGATGCGGGAAGAGCAACGTGGTGGACGCCATCAAATGGGTGTTAGGTGAGCAGGCCACGAAGAGCCTACGGGCAGATAAGATGGAGGATGTAATCTTCAATGGTACAGAGGCCCGGAAGGCACTCAATGTTGCTGAAGTCACACTTACCCTGCAAAACGATCACAATTTATTACCCCTGGACATGCCGGAAGTATCGGTGAAACGCCGCTTATATCGAAACGGAGACAGTGAATACTATATTAACAACACTCCGGTGCGCCTCAAGGAACTCCGTGAACTGTTTTATGATACAGGGGTGGGAAAATCAGCCTACTCCATCATGGAGCAGGGGAAGATAGATCAGGTGCTCTCGAATAAACCGGAGGAGCGGCGGCTGATTTTTGAGGAAGCCGCCGCCATCACTAAATTTAAGGTGAGGGGGCAAGAGGCAGAGCGCAAGCTCTTACGCACCGAAGAGAATATGCGGCAGGTAGAAAGCATCCTCTCCGAGGTCAAGCGCAGTTATGACGCCCTTAAGAAGCAGTCTGAAAAGACGGTACGCTATCGGGAACTTAAGGATGAGACCTTTTCGGTTGAGCTATCTATCCAGCTTCTTAAACTTCGAGATCTCCTAGAGGCAAAGGATAAGCGGAATAAGGAGCTGGCCGTTGCAGCCAAGGAACGGGATGAATTAAAACACCGGATTGATACTATTAATGAATCTGTGGAGAGCAATCTCGATCAGGTCAATACCATGGAATCCGAGCTCATCGAGACCCAAAAACTGCTATACGGGATTGAACTTGAAAAGAATAACCTGACCAGTCAAATCTCCCTCCTCCAGGAACGGGGACAGGAAATCTCGGATAAATTAAAATCCGATAAAGAGACCGAAGCGGTAATTTCCAAACGTATTGAGGAAGTGCAGAATACGATTCTTGAAAAAGAAAAATCTGAGAAAGCCATGGAATCCCGAGTCCAGGAGAACCAGCAAAACATCCAATTCTTTGCAGCATCCATCACCAGGACCTCGGACCGGATTGCCGATAATCAGCAGGGTATAGATTCCTCCACCCGAGAAATTCACACCATCGAGGCTGAGCAAACCCGGTTACAGGAATCCCTCGCGGAGTTGACCGACGATATCGTAGCTCAATTGGATCAGGGGCTGCAACAATCGGGGTATTCTATAAAACGGCGGGAAGAGTTGTCGGAAGATTTTCATGGTCGGTTACAGGGTATTAGAATTGCGGTTCAGGGGAAACGCGATCTGTTATCCGATTTTACAGGCACAGGAGAGGTAGAAGGACTCCAGGATCGCATCCGTGGCCTCATCGAAAGCTTATCAGATATAGACGGAAAAATAGCCGACCTGGATCATGTCTACACCCAACTGGAAGAAACAATTCCTCGGTTTTTGGATGATTTTATCGCACCCGAAGGGATTATTACGAGAAAACGTGGAATTGATGAAAGAATGCGTAGCCTCCGCCACGAAATTGAAAACCACCGTGAACGCATTACAAATTTTACCGAGGAAAATGATAGCCTGCGAAAAAAGGTCGAAGAATACCGAAGAACCCTGGAAGACCTCAAACTTTCAGATGTTCAACTAAAGAATCAGGTGGCTTCCATACGGGAAGATATCAATCGAACCCGTACCCAGACCGAGGAAATGTACACTCGCTTGCGGGAACATCGGAAACAGATGGCTGAGGATGAGGGAAGACTGCAGGGCCTCTCCAATAAAATCAAAGAGGTTGAATCTCAACGGCTATCCCAGGAAAAAGAAGAAAAGAACCTTCAAAAAACCCTCTCGCGACTCGAGAAAACCATCTCCACCAAGAATGCGGAGATGATCCGCAAGGAAAAAGAGCTTAAGACGAGTATGACAGGACTGGGGAAGGCCCAGGCAAAGGTTGAAAAACTGCAAATGACCCTGGCTGAGATCTCCGCGGATATTAAGAATCTGTACAACAACTTTAGGGAACGGTACTCCCAAGAACTAAGCACCTATGAAGATCGGATATATGAGATCACCGATAGTATCCAAGAATTAAAAAAGAACATGGATACCCTCAAAGAGGAGCAAAAGAGCCTTGGAAGTGTGAACCTTATGGCTCCCGAAGAATTTGCCGAGGTTAAGGAACGCTATGAATTTCTTCGCGGGCAAATGGACGATCTTGCCCAGGCCAAATCCGACCTGGAACGTATCACCGCTGAGATTCGTCAAGAGAGTGCAGAGTTGTTCACCCAAACCTATGAAAAGATCCGGAAAAACTTTCATGCCATGTTCCGACGACTATTCGGCGGCGGCCGGGCGGAGATCCGGCTTACCGAACCCGATCGTGTCCTAGAATCCGGAATCGAGATTTTCGCCCAGCCCCCGGGCAAAAAACTTGAGAGTATAAACCTCCTCTCGGGTGGTGAGCGCTCCCTCACCGCGGTAGCCCTGCTGTTTGCAACCTACATGGTAAAACCCAGCCCCTTCTGTCTCCTCGATGAGATTGACGCGGCCTTGGACGAGAGCAATGTGGGCAGGTTTGTGACGATGCTGATGGAATTCGGCCAGTCGAGTCAGTTCATTGTGATAACTCACAATAAAAAAACCGTTGCCGGCGCACGAACCCTCCTCGGGGTTACAATGGAGGAATCCGGTGTTTCGAAGGTAGTCTCCATTCGCATCGGCGGCGAGGGTGAGGTAACCACTCCGGATCAAAATCTCCATAGGGGGTAG
- the trmD gene encoding tRNA (guanosine(37)-N1)-methyltransferase TrmD — MKITVLSLFPEIVDAFFQSSIMAKAVDKNIIEYSSVNIRDFALDKHRTCDDYPYGGGAGMVLKPEPLVGALDSVQALGKRVVYPSPSGRLFNQEFAKNLADEQELVFICGRYEGIDHRVIQRYVTDEISIGDYVVSSGEVATLTIIDAVYRLVDGVINQESLVEESHNDGLLEYPHFTRPEKVLGIGVPDVLLSGNHAAINAWRRGQQLRKTKHVRPDLFAKKELTKEDARLLAAAEEQGGSYGSHKGY; from the coding sequence ATGAAAATAACTGTGTTGAGTTTGTTTCCAGAAATTGTAGATGCTTTTTTTCAAAGCTCAATCATGGCAAAGGCTGTCGATAAGAACATAATTGAGTACAGCTCTGTTAATATCCGTGATTTTGCCTTGGACAAACATCGTACCTGTGATGATTATCCCTACGGAGGGGGTGCCGGAATGGTCTTAAAACCGGAACCCCTGGTAGGTGCTCTGGACTCAGTTCAAGCCCTGGGAAAACGGGTAGTATACCCGAGTCCCTCCGGGCGTTTGTTTAATCAGGAGTTTGCGAAAAACCTCGCTGACGAACAAGAATTGGTATTTATTTGTGGCCGGTACGAAGGGATAGACCACCGCGTTATCCAACGCTATGTGACTGATGAGATTTCCATTGGTGATTATGTCGTATCATCAGGGGAGGTTGCCACGTTAACGATCATAGATGCCGTGTATCGGCTCGTCGACGGTGTTATCAACCAAGAATCCTTGGTGGAAGAGAGTCACAACGATGGATTGCTCGAATATCCCCATTTTACCAGACCGGAAAAGGTACTGGGCATAGGGGTCCCAGATGTATTATTATCGGGGAACCATGCTGCTATTAATGCATGGCGAAGAGGTCAACAACTACGGAAAACAAAACATGTCCGTCCTGACCTTTTTGCAAAGAAAGAATTAACAAAGGAAGATGCAAGATTGCTTGCTGCTGCCGAAGAACAGGGAGGAAGTTATGGATCTCATAAAGGCTATTGA
- a CDS encoding EscU/YscU/HrcU family type III secretion system export apparatus switch protein, whose product MILKDKKVKKAVALGYDPKKVAPEVIAKAFGEQVELLLTRARELDITIREDKVLSEALSKIPLGTPIPEDFYRVVASLYAFLQNQEAGVHHENAFN is encoded by the coding sequence TTGATATTAAAGGATAAAAAAGTGAAGAAAGCGGTGGCGTTAGGATATGATCCGAAAAAGGTTGCCCCAGAGGTCATAGCAAAAGCTTTTGGCGAGCAGGTAGAACTATTGTTAACCCGTGCCCGGGAACTGGATATTACCATCAGGGAAGACAAGGTTCTTTCTGAAGCTCTTTCAAAAATTCCCTTGGGAACACCTATCCCTGAGGATTTTTATCGCGTTGTAGCTTCGTTATATGCATTTCTCCAGAATCAAGAAGCCGGTGTACATCATGAAAACGCTTTTAACTAA
- a CDS encoding HD-GYP domain-containing protein gives MKTLLTNQLQPGMIFSESVYIEEDTILIPANVALLEKDIERLKKWGIEMVQTPGDILVGDPENPDPRRGLAQLLFNNPTQRKLMKDYTGWCQTLTGYFEKIRKGSLIEREGLLNLLASITNTLNEFRGDMIQLILYGVKGESTIIENAINGTIISYLVGQELALLPHKLQQLSIAALLRDIGMAKIPASIREKQGGLENKELQLIKTHTIHTYKLITKELQFSEDVGMAALQHHERWDGKGYPRGLKGKEILLTGRVISIADAFEAMVSERPYRDSMIGYTAMRTILSDNGRRFDPEVVKVFIRTLGIYPIGSIVLLSDASIGRVVQNHPDAPLRPEIKIMVNTEGRQYLKDEGEILDLMQTKGVFIARAVNPKELPTGQT, from the coding sequence ATGAAAACGCTTTTAACTAACCAATTACAACCCGGAATGATCTTTTCCGAAAGTGTTTACATTGAAGAAGACACTATATTGATTCCAGCCAATGTAGCACTCTTGGAGAAAGATATTGAGCGTTTAAAAAAATGGGGCATTGAGATGGTGCAAACCCCTGGGGATATCCTCGTGGGTGATCCTGAAAATCCCGATCCTCGGCGCGGACTCGCCCAGTTGTTATTTAACAATCCAACCCAGCGGAAGCTTATGAAGGATTATACCGGCTGGTGTCAAACCTTAACTGGGTATTTTGAAAAAATTAGAAAAGGCTCTTTGATTGAGCGTGAGGGGCTTCTCAACCTCCTTGCTTCTATTACCAATACCCTGAATGAGTTTCGTGGAGATATGATTCAGCTGATTCTTTACGGTGTAAAGGGTGAATCTACCATCATAGAGAATGCTATAAACGGAACGATAATCAGTTACCTGGTAGGCCAAGAATTAGCTCTGTTACCCCATAAACTGCAACAGCTCTCCATAGCAGCCCTCCTTCGAGATATCGGTATGGCAAAAATTCCGGCATCCATCCGGGAGAAGCAGGGCGGGTTAGAAAACAAAGAGCTTCAACTTATAAAAACGCATACAATTCACACCTACAAATTAATTACGAAAGAGCTTCAATTCTCAGAAGATGTAGGGATGGCAGCCCTACAACACCATGAGCGTTGGGATGGAAAGGGCTATCCACGTGGGTTAAAGGGGAAAGAAATTCTATTAACAGGTAGGGTGATTTCCATTGCGGATGCCTTCGAGGCGATGGTCAGCGAACGTCCTTACCGGGATTCGATGATTGGATACACAGCCATGCGGACGATTTTGAGTGATAACGGGCGAAGATTTGACCCCGAGGTCGTAAAGGTTTTTATACGAACCCTCGGCATCTACCCGATTGGATCGATTGTGCTCCTCAGCGACGCCAGTATAGGCCGGGTAGTACAGAATCATCCAGATGCTCCGTTGCGTCCAGAAATTAAGATCATGGTGAACACTGAAGGCCGGCAATACCTAAAAGATGAGGGGGAAATCCTAGACTTGATGCAGACCAAGGGTGTGTTTATTGCCCGGGCAGTCAACCCAAAGGAATTACCCACGGGCCAAACCTAA
- the rnc gene encoding ribonuclease III, giving the protein MNIQKNIEVLQAPTVTPERRKELTLFEKQSGIRFRRIDLLNLAFCHRSFANETTNAIGNNEKLEFLGDSVLGLVVAEYLFTELHDKSEGDLAKIKSFVVSEVSLADIARDLHIDDYILIGKGEEHSGGRNKRALLADAMEAVIGAYFLDSGFKPAKRFILKYLIPEINKVLQNKHHKDYKTLLQEYVQKEYKTYPKYHLIKKTGPDHAKVFWMEVTVLEKTYGPGQGRNKKEAEQKAARLAYNDLDITDE; this is encoded by the coding sequence GTGAACATACAAAAGAATATCGAGGTTCTGCAGGCTCCAACGGTAACACCGGAACGGCGTAAGGAACTGACGCTATTCGAAAAGCAATCAGGTATAAGGTTCAGGAGAATTGATCTTCTGAACCTTGCTTTTTGCCATCGATCCTTTGCAAACGAAACCACAAACGCCATCGGCAACAATGAAAAATTAGAATTCCTCGGGGATTCTGTTCTGGGGCTCGTTGTGGCTGAATACCTGTTCACGGAATTGCACGATAAGAGTGAAGGTGACCTGGCAAAAATTAAGTCCTTTGTTGTCTCCGAGGTTAGCCTGGCTGATATCGCCCGGGATCTGCACATTGACGACTACATTCTCATTGGCAAGGGTGAAGAGCACTCCGGGGGTCGAAATAAACGAGCCCTACTAGCCGATGCGATGGAAGCGGTGATCGGTGCGTATTTTTTAGATTCAGGATTTAAACCAGCTAAGCGCTTTATATTAAAATATTTAATTCCAGAGATAAACAAAGTATTACAGAATAAACACCATAAAGATTATAAGACACTTCTCCAGGAATACGTTCAAAAGGAATACAAGACTTACCCTAAGTATCATCTCATTAAGAAAACCGGGCCGGATCATGCTAAGGTGTTCTGGATGGAGGTTACGGTTTTGGAGAAAACCTATGGACCAGGCCAGGGGAGAAACAAAAAAGAAGCCGAGCAAAAGGCCGCAAGGCTTGCGTATAATGATCTTGACATCACTGATGAATAG
- the rimM gene encoding ribosome maturation factor RimM (Essential for efficient processing of 16S rRNA), whose amino-acid sequence MQRLIVVATLKSPHGVKGECKLFSHSGEINHLKELTAAILRFNGHERQIEIEHVRGTGKNPIAKIKGLDSPEAVKELGGAEILVERDKASKLSQGEYYIADLVGCRISVSETTRGVVVSVWENSASDLLETKLTDGRVVHIPMIDQFIAEVDIPQKCIHLVDEWILQ is encoded by the coding sequence ATGCAACGGTTGATAGTGGTTGCAACCCTAAAGAGCCCCCACGGGGTCAAAGGAGAGTGCAAACTGTTCAGCCATTCAGGTGAAATCAACCACTTGAAGGAATTGACCGCAGCTATACTCCGCTTTAACGGACATGAGCGTCAGATAGAAATTGAACATGTACGAGGAACCGGGAAAAATCCCATAGCCAAGATAAAAGGATTGGATAGTCCCGAAGCTGTAAAAGAACTTGGAGGCGCAGAAATCTTAGTTGAACGAGATAAGGCTTCCAAGCTCAGCCAGGGTGAATATTACATTGCCGATTTGGTGGGTTGCCGTATAAGTGTTAGTGAAACTACAAGAGGCGTGGTTGTATCGGTTTGGGAGAACAGTGCCAGCGATTTGTTGGAGACAAAATTAACAGACGGTAGGGTAGTGCATATCCCCATGATAGATCAGTTTATTGCCGAGGTTGATATACCGCAAAAGTGTATCCACCTTGTAGATGAATGGATTCTTCAATGA
- the coaD gene encoding pantetheine-phosphate adenylyltransferase: MLTALFPGSFDPPTLGHLNLIDRCSGIFDHVYVVIAVNPKKRYSFTAEERKQMLEELVQGYENVSVHTWDKLIVTFAESVNAKVMVRGVRALTDFNYEFELSMLNKGLNSHVETMFLPTDPKYFVLRSTAIKELARLGGDISEMVPEAIKSRVAKRYQEE, encoded by the coding sequence ATGCTTACAGCACTCTTCCCAGGTTCCTTTGATCCCCCAACGCTTGGACATCTCAATCTGATTGATCGGTGTTCTGGGATCTTTGATCATGTTTATGTAGTTATTGCAGTAAATCCAAAAAAACGCTATAGTTTTACAGCTGAGGAACGGAAGCAGATGCTGGAGGAATTGGTCCAAGGTTACGAAAACGTTTCAGTTCATACGTGGGATAAACTAATCGTAACCTTTGCGGAAAGCGTGAATGCAAAGGTAATGGTTCGTGGCGTTCGGGCCCTTACGGATTTTAATTATGAATTTGAGCTTTCCATGCTGAATAAGGGCCTTAACTCCCATGTTGAGACGATGTTCTTGCCAACAGATCCAAAATATTTTGTGTTACGTTCAACAGCAATCAAAGAGTTGGCAAGGCTCGGTGGTGATATCAGTGAAATGGTACCAGAGGCCATCAAGAGCCGAGTCGCAAAACGGTATCAAGAAGAATAA
- the rpsP gene encoding 30S ribosomal protein S16 has protein sequence MSVKIRLKRFGSKKRPYYRIVVMDSRTARDGKAIEELGFYHPIEADDKQLVVQEEKIKEWLEKGATPSDTVRKLLNKKDIFLK, from the coding sequence GTGAGTGTTAAAATTCGATTGAAGAGATTCGGAAGTAAGAAGCGGCCCTACTACCGGATAGTTGTAATGGATTCCCGTACCGCCCGGGATGGTAAGGCAATAGAGGAACTAGGGTTTTACCATCCTATTGAAGCTGATGATAAACAGCTGGTAGTGCAAGAGGAAAAAATTAAGGAATGGTTAGAAAAGGGTGCAACTCCCTCGGATACCGTACGGAAATTGCTCAACAAGAAGGATATTTTTCTAAAGTAA